A genomic segment from Salvia splendens isolate huo1 chromosome 13, SspV2, whole genome shotgun sequence encodes:
- the LOC121761989 gene encoding uncharacterized protein LOC121761989 — protein MTPIFPKHFAYLLSRNSPFLCKSRVPFSTSTAKNPQINPTVYNFLFHEHNFSPESAAEAASIISRLRNRQKSDSLFSYLEKNGFSSSHLETIVKYSPSFLSADLEKTIKPKIELFQELGLSNNDIADLVTDNASILFRSTDKVVIPALSLLRSLLGSDSSVVNLLKKSGWFLIKDLDKSMVPNIEFLKGRGVPTEQIIACMHSFSRTLLQKPGKLRRAAERAEELGVRPGSGMYIHGVRVIASMSDEVWEAKLGAFRELGFSDAEIVNGFSKYPPAFAVSLRKMREVTDVVVSTGKYGMASIIAYPICFCGSVEKRLRPRMRVLAALEEKMLIKKWPSLATLCSLSDVRFFERFVKPYLDEVGQLFRI, from the coding sequence ATGACTCCAATTTTCCCCAAACATTTCGCGTATTTATTATCGAGAAATTCCCCATTTCTCTGCAAATCTAGGGTTCCATTTTCCACATCCACCGCCAAAAACCCCCAAATCAATCCCACAGTTTACAATTTCTTGTTTCACGAACACAATTTCTCCCCCGAATCAGCTGCGGAAGCCGCCTCAATCATATCCCGCTTAAGGAACCGCCAAAAATCCGATTCCCTTTTCTCATACCTCGAAAAAAACGGCTTTTCGAGCTCCCATTTGGAGACAATCGTGAAATACAGCCCTTCATTCCTCTCAGCCGATCTCGAGAAAACAATCAAGCCCAAGATCGAGCTTTTCCAAGAGCTAGGCCTCTCCAACAACGACATCGCCGATTTGGTCACTGATAACGCCTCGATTTTGTTCCGCAGCACTGATAAAGTAGTGATCCCTGCCTTGTCTCTCCTCAGGAGCTTGTTGGGATCAGATTCTAGCGTTGTGAACCTCTTGAAGAAGAGTGGGTGGTTCTTGATTAAGGATTTGGACAAGTCCATGGTGCCGAATATCGAGTTCTTGAAGGGGCGTGGCGTCCCCACGGAGCAGATAATCGCGTGTATGCATTCGTTCTCGAGGACTCTTCTGCAGAAGCCTGGGAAGTTGAGGAGGGCGGCCGAGAGGGCGGAGGAGCTTGGGGTCCGGCCGGGGTCGGGCATGTACATTCATGGCGTGAGGGTGATTGCCTCGATGAGCGATGAGGTTTGGGAGGCGAAGCTGGGGGCTTTCCGGGAGTTGGGGTTCTCGGACGCGGAGATTGTGAATGGGTTCAGCAAGTATCCCCCGGCCTTCGCTGTGTCGTTGAGGAAGATGAGGGAGGTGACAGATGTCGTGGTGTCCACCGGGAAGTATGGCATGGCGAGCATTATTGCGTACCCGATATGTTTCTGTGGCAGCGTGGAGAAGAGGCTTAGGCCGCGGATGCGAGTTTTGGCTGCTTTGGAGGAGAAGATGTTGATCAAGAAGTGGCCTAGTTTGGCCACATTGTGTAGTTTATCAGATGTGAGATTTTTTGAGAGGTTTGTTAAACCTTACTTAGATGAAGTTGGCCAATTGTTTAGGATTTGA